TCCAACGCCATCGCGCTGAACTCGTCGATGGTCAACGCCGCCCGCCTGATCGGACCGTCGATCGCCGGGGTCCTGATCGCGTGGGCGGGTGAAGGCGTGTGCTTCCTCGCGGATGCGGTGAGCTACATCGCCGTGATCGCCTCGGTGGCTGCGATGCGGCTGAACCTGCCGGCGCATCCGGTCGAGCGCACCAACGTGCTCGGCGAGCTCGCCGAGGGGCTGCGCTACGCTGTCGGCTTCATGCCCATCCGCGCGCTGCTCGTGATGCTGGCACTGGTCAGCCTGGTGGCCATGCCGCACACGGTGCTGATGCCGATCGTGGCCAGCCAGGTGCTCCACGGCGGCGCCCACACCCTCGGCTTCCTGATGGCGGCGACCGGGCTCGGCGCGCTGGCCGGCGCCCTGTACCTGGCGTCGCGGCGCACCGTGCTCGGCCTTTGCCACGTGATCCCGGTCGCGGTGATCGCGCTCGGCGCCGGGCTGATCGGCCTCTCGCAATCGCGCCTGCTGTGGCTGTCGCTCGCCATCATGCCGGTGATCGGCGCCGGGATGATCGTCCAGATGGCGGCCAGCAACACCGTGCTGCAGACCATCGTCGACGAGGAGAAGCGAGGCCGGGTGATGAGCTTCTACGCGATGGCGTTCTTCGGCGCGGCGCCGCTCGGCAGCCTGCTCGCCGGGGCGCTCGCGCAGCGCTTCGGAGCGCCGGTGGCCTTGCTGGCGGCCGGAGTGGCCTGCATCGCTGCGGCCGGCCTGTTCATCGCGAGGCTGCCGGTGTTCCGCCGCCAGGTCAGGCCGATCTACGTCGAGCTCGGCATCCTGCCGGAGATCGCCGGCGGGCTGCAGAGCGCGTCGCAGCTGACCCGGCCGCCCCAGAGCTGACGCCGGCGGCGATCCTGTCCTGGTGGAGACCGATCCGTGCAACCCCGGCATCTGCGTCCCGATCCTGCTGCATGGCGTCTCGGGCTCCGGGAGCACCTTCGCTGACGGCTTCGAGAGCGGCGCCACCTCGGCGTGGTCGTGGACGGTGCAGTGGCGTCGCGCACAGCGACCCGCCAGCGTCTGCCGCCGCGGCAAGCGCCTCGGCCGCGCTCGGTCGCGAAGGGGAATCGTCAGCTCCGCCACGCTGTTCACCTGCGTCAAGACAGCTCTGGGCGACATCACTGATCGCGTCCGTCGGCCAGCGGGCGCGACGCGGCCAGGGAGACGTCTCGAGGAAAGGACGGACAGATGAACCGTATCGTGATGCGCTCGCAGGTGGCACGGCGCCTCGTCGCCGCGCTCGGCATGGCGGCG
The sequence above is drawn from the Thermoanaerobaculales bacterium genome and encodes:
- a CDS encoding MFS transporter, which codes for MPEPAQPPRATTLRALGRALKHRNYRLFFVGQSISLIGTWMTRVATGWLIYRLTGSAWLLGVLSFAGQVPTFVLAPVAGVLVDRWNRHRVLLATQVLAMVQSALLAALSLGGVITVTHVVILSVCQGLINAFDMPARQALVVHMVDDRADLSNAIALNSSMVNAARLIGPSIAGVLIAWAGEGVCFLADAVSYIAVIASVAAMRLNLPAHPVERTNVLGELAEGLRYAVGFMPIRALLVMLALVSLVAMPHTVLMPIVASQVLHGGAHTLGFLMAATGLGALAGALYLASRRTVLGLCHVIPVAVIALGAGLIGLSQSRLLWLSLAIMPVIGAGMIVQMAASNTVLQTIVDEEKRGRVMSFYAMAFFGAAPLGSLLAGALAQRFGAPVALLAAGVACIAAAGLFIARLPVFRRQVRPIYVELGILPEIAGGLQSASQLTRPPQS